The DNA sequence TTGTTATACCTAACATAAAGGTAAGTTGCTTGCGCTTGTTTTGCTCTAAACCTACGTGAGCAAAATGACAGGTTACCGATGACACCACCAGAATGATGGTATTAATCAGTGGTAGTCCCCAAGGTCCCATTGCTTCTGTCGTTGTACCGTCTGGTGTTTTCACAAGTGGCCAAACAGCTTCGAAGGTCGGCCAAAGTACCTCGTGAGTCATTGCGTTGTTACTTGCGCCACCCAACCAAGGCACAGCGATCATTCGGGCGTAGAATAAGGCCCCGAAAAAGGCCGCAAAAAACATCACCTCAGAAAAAATGAACCACGCCATACCTTGTTTAAATGACCGATCCATTTGCGAGCTATACAAGCCTTCCATTGACTCATCAATTACATTTCTAAACCATCCCACCAGCATAAAAATGATGGTACAGACGCCGGCAAACAGCATATAACCGCTATAGCCAGACTCTCCCTTTGTTACGTCATTAACATAACCACCAGCGCCAAATGCAATTAAAAACAAGCCAATTGCACCGACAATGGGCCAAGGGCTTTGCGCCGGTACATAATATTTTTGATATTCAGTTGTCATAATATTGCCCTCTCTGAGCAAGCTAGTCTGCGTTCGCAAATAGTTCTGCAAAGGCGTCTTTTTCGATTTTGTTCGATATGTCAAACAAGGTATAAGACAAAGTCACCGTGGAATATTCCTTTGGTAAATCCGGATCGATATAGAACTGCAAACCTAGTGCCTCTCCATGCCCTTGTTCTAACGGCTGTTGGTTAAAACAAAAACACTCGATTTTATTAAAATAGGTTGCCGCTACACCCGGACTGACAGACGGTATTGCTTGAACCACCATGTCATTTGCAGATTGGTTTGCGACCAAAAAATTCACTTCGTGCATTTCCCCAGGATGAACTTTCATTCGCTTTACTTCTGGCGCAAAAGTCCACGGTAAATTACCTTGGGTACGTGCGATAAACTCAACGGTCACCAAGCGCTCTTTGTCTACTTGTTCCGACAAAGTGGCTGCCTGATCACTCGTTTTGCCATTTAATCCTGTGATATCACAAAAAACGTCATACAAAGGAACGAGGGCAAACCCAAAACCGAACATACACACGACCGTTAGGACTAGTTTTTTTATTAGTCTTGTGTTGTCGACTGCGTTTGGTGTTTGCTCACTCATCCTTCATTCCCCTTAAAGCGTTATTTGATCTTCGGTGGCGTTTCAAACGTGTGATAAGGCGCAGGCGATGGAATTTCCCACTCCAATCCTTCAGCACCTTCCCACACCTGATCTGTGGCTTTTTCACCGCCTTTAATGCATTTGTATACAACAGCAACAAATAGCAGTTGTGACAAGCCAAAGGCAAAACCACCAATACTTATAATGGCGTTAAAGTCAGCAAATTGAGTGGCGTAATCAGGAATGCGTCGTGGCATACCCGCTAGGCCAACAAAGTGCATCGGGAAGAACAACACGTTTACCGAAATTAACGATAACCAGAAATGTAACTTCGCCAAGCCCTCATCAAACATGTTTCCTGTCCACTTCGGTAACCAATAGTACGCTGCCGCCATAATCGAGAAGATGGCTCCTGTCACCAACACGTAATGGAAGTGGGCAACCACAAAGTAAGTGTCATGGTATTGGAAATCTGCTGGTGTAATCGCCAACATGAGCCCCGATAATCCTCCTATGGTGAATAGAACGATAAAGGCAATCGAGAACATCATAGGAACTTCGAAGGTCATAGCCCCTCGCCACATGGTTGCGACCCAGTTGAAGACCTTCACCCCTGTAGGCACTGATATCAACATGGTGAAGTACATAAAGAACAACTCGGCGGCGACCGGCATACCCGTCGTAAACATATGGTGTGCCCACACAACAAACGACAATATAGCGATGGAGGCCGTTGCATACACCATAGAGGCATAACCGAACAGTTTTTTGCGGCTAAAGGTAGGAACAATCTGTGAGATGATGCCAAATGCTGGCAAGATCATGATGTAAACCTCAGGGTGACCAAAAAACCAGAAAATGTGCTGGAACATGACAGGATCGCCACCACCTGCTGCGTCAAAGAACGACGTAGCAAAGTATTTATCCGTCAACACCATGGTTACCGCACCAGCTAACACTGGCATAACTGCAATTAGTAAAAACGCGGTAATCAACCAAGTCCACACAAATAGTGGCATTTTCATAAAGGTCATGCCCGGGGCACGTAAGTTGAAGATAGTAACGATAACGTTAATCGCGCCCATTATGGATGAAATACCCATAATGTGGACCGAGAATACGAAAAATGCGGTACTGTCATTACTGTACGTAGTAGAAAGTGGTGCGTAGAAGGTCCAGCCAAAATTAGGACCGCCACCTTCCATAAACAAAGACATTAACAAGATCAGGAATGCAAATGGAAGAATCCAAAAACTCCAGTTGTTCATTCTTGGCAATGCCATGTCAGGCGCACCAATCATCATTGGAATCATCCAGTTAGCCAAACCAACAAAGGCTGGCATGACGGCACCGAATACCATAATAAGACCGTGTACTGTGGTCATTTGGTTGAAGAAGTCAGGCTCTACAACTTGCAATCCTGGCTGGAATAACTCGGCACGAATGACCATCGCCATTGCTCCGCCGATAAAAAACATCAGCAGAGAAAACAATAAGTATAATGTGCCGATATCTTTGTGGTTGGTTGTCAATAACCAACGCATGATGCCCTTTGGAGCACCATGGTGTTCGTGATCATCGTGATGATCAACTGCGGTATTATCTACAGAACTCATGATGACCTCCTATTGTCCGTTGAGATAAGCATAAACTTGTGACGCTTGAACAACGTCTCCAGTATCATTACCCCAAGCGTTTCGCTCGTAAGTAATAATTGCGGCTAAGTCTTTTAGCCCGAGCTGCTTACCATAGCCCTGCATCGCAGTACCAGGTTTACCGTTTACGACGATATCAATGTGTGCATTCATATCTTCTAGTGCAATCTTGCTACCTTTTAACGCAGGGAAAACACCTGGTATACCTTCACCGTTAACCTGATGACAGGCTGCACAGTTTGTGATGTAAGACTTTTCGCCAACGGTCATGAGTTCGTCATATGACATATTCATCGCCAGAAGCTTTTGCTCTTCTTCTTTGGCAATGCGAGCTAACTCTTCTTGTTCTTCGACCCAGACTTTGAAGTCTGCCGGAGACTTTGCGATAACCACTATTGGCATAAAGCCATGGTCTTTTCCGCATAACTCCGCACATTGACCCCGGTAAATCCCAGGCTCATTGACTCGTGTCCAAGCCTCGTTAATAAAACCAGGATTCGCATCTTTTTTAACTGCAAACTCAGGAACCCACCACGAGTGGATTACATCGTCTGACGTTATTAAAAAACGTACCTTTTGACCGGTAGGTATGACCAAAGGGCGATCCACTTCTAGCAGGTAGTTATCTGACTTTTCACGCTGGTTAGCGATTTGTTCAGGCGCAGTAGCCAACAAGCTATAAAACTCAAGTTCGTGATCAAAGTACTTGTAATGCCACTTCCATTGAGAGCCTGTCACCTGCACCGTTAAGTCGGCGTCGCTGGTATCTTCCATTGCGATGAGTGTTGTGGTGGCGGGAATTGCCATACCGATGAGAATAATAAAAGGAATTGCCGTCCAAATGATTTCTACCTTGGTACTTTCGTGAAAGTTCGCAGGCGTAACCCCTTTAGACTTGCGATGATGGAGCATTGACCAAAACATTACTCCAAACACTAATACAGCAATGACACAGCAAATGTAGAAGATGATCATATGCAAGCTGTAAACATTTGCACTGATATCCGTCACCCCTTGCGTTAAGTTGAGACGCATTTCATCTGCTACGGCGGTATTAGCAAATACGGCAGCCAGCACTAGCCAGCTAGATTGCTTAGCAGTCACACAAAGTCCTCCATTGTTAAAAACAAAAAGAGGATTCTGTACCACTTGCACCAGAGTCATCAGTCGACGAAAAACCCACACGCTCGACTTACTGACCTTGTCCCCTGAATGTTTTTATTATTTATTGTTGTTATATCCCGAACCACATTTTGTGGTGCCGCGTTGATATGTTTATTTTTTGTTCAACAAATTTAACGTATAACGATTAATCAAGGAGTGCAAATTTTAATCGATGAAAAACGTTTGTTTGTACAAATATTAACCAACACTTGCACAAACATAGAAACGAAGATATAGAGCTTTTATTCAGTTATTCAGCAACTTAGTAAAGTTGACTACAAGCTCTTTTTAGGAGGAAGAGCGGAGTTTGCAAAGATAAGACCAGCCACAATTGACATCAAGATCACCAGTGATTGTTGTCCTGCTAACTCTGCAGAGGCAAAGCCTTCTCCGACAATATAGGAGTTGAGGCTGATAAAGGTTTTACTGCCCGGTACTAAGACAATCAGTCCCTGCATCGTGACGATTACAGCTGGTGCATTGGCAAGACGAGTAAATAAGTTACCGTATATACCAACCATGAACGCACCCAAAAACGCGCCTATCCCTAAGTCAAAATACAGTGAGCCATAATGGCTTGAACCATAGGCAACAAAGCCAATCAACAAAGACCATACAATATGTCTACGGCGAGTTCTAAAAGCAATGATTAGCGCCCAACCCAAGATAAAGATTGCAAGCCACGCTGACCATTTAGGTAAAGTTGGCTGAGCGAGATATTCCACCTCGCCAAATAAACTATGACCGATTTCTATCCCAACAAAAGCACCAAAATAAAGCTTAAATAGGATCATAACTGCATCCATTACTTTCGCGGTGCCAGAAACCAAGTGTCTAGCAGATAGTTCTTGAAGGCCAATGGTTAGAGCAAGGCCCGGTACCAAAACGATAATAGATGACAATACGGCCAAATGGATATTGATTCCAGGGTCGATATACGCCGCAATCGCACAAGCCCCTATTGCGGTCATCATCGATACCAAAGGCTCAAGCATATTAGTGATCCCTTTAGAACGCTCGGACCAAAGAATAAATACATACACCACCAAACCTAACAATGCGGACCAAATAGCGGTGTTAGCAGAGGTGTTCATCAACATGGCAAAAGCACCGCCGGTCAAGCCGTGAGATAGTGCCGTTGCCCAGCGCCCGTAGGGGTTTGGCATAAACTCAATTTCATCTAGGCGCAACTGCGCTTCTTCAACACTGAGTTCACCACCTAAAACAAGATCAACAACATCGTCGGTACGAGATAAAGAGCCCATGTCCAAATCACCCGGATCGACTCGAGCAGCATGGGTGTATTCGTCTTCGTGCCCTTCTGTCCACAATACGAAGGTCATTGACGTCGGTGAAATAATAAACGACGAACGCAATCCCAACGCATCAGCAAGCGTCATTAAATGCGCCTCAAGACGATACGCAGGGGTACCGTACTTGTGCAACATTTTTCCTAAGCGAACGATAAACTTTCGCTTTTGTTTAAACGCTTCGTGCTGGTCTTGCATACTACTTGCCTTCTGTATCCAATGACGGCTCTGACATCGTAGTTTCGCTGTCAGATTCGGTTTCAACTGCCTCTGCAATAAGCTCTAATCGCTCATGTTCGACATCTACATGGTTAGGCTCTAATTGTGGCATTGTTTTTGTGACTTTTTGCGAAATTCGAGCAAATCGCTCTACCTTGCCGGCTAAACCTTGTTTTCCTGCTAATCCTTTCACTGTGTCGTTGTATTGGTTACTTACCGTGTTTAACGTACGACCAAGCTTTTGCAAACGCTCTGCAACAACACAAACTTGATTATATATTTCACCGGCACGCTGACTTAACTCTCGTGCCTCAGTGTTGCCTTGCTCGATTCGCCACAAATTAGCGACGGTTTTGAGTATCGGCATCAAGGTTGTGTGTGACACCAAAATCACGTTTTTCTCATAGCCGTAATTAAATAAGTCTTTGCGGTGTTTCAATGCTTCAATGTAGGCTGGTTCAATTGGCATAAACATTAGAACAAAACTCGGACTTCGCAACCCAACAAGATTTGAATAATCCTTTTTAAACAGATCGTTAATATGATTTCGAACTGCATCACAATGTTCATCAAGGGCAGCGTTTAGCTCGCCTTCTGACTCGGCGGCAATGGCTTTGTCATAGGCAACCAATGATACTTTACTATCAATTACGATGTGTTTGTCATCTGGCAGCTTAATCACAAAATCAGGGAGTCGACGATTACCCTCTTCGTCTTTCATATTTTCTTGGGTGTCGTAATGAGAGCCTTTGATCAGCCCGGCTAGCTGTAATGTTCGCTCAAGCTGTACTTCACCCCAATTACCCGTCGTCTTTTTATCGCCTTTTAACGCCGTCGCTAAGTTATTCGCTTCGGCCGTCATTTGCATACCAACTTCCAGTACTTTTTTCAGCTCTGAGCTTACTGTTGCTTGGCCTTTTATCGACTCCGAATGCACTTCGTTAACGCGCTTCTGGAAGCCTTCAACCTGCTCTTTAAATGGTTTTAATATGGCATCAAGCTCTGATTTGTTGGACTGACTAAACGACTGACTCTTTTCTTCCAAGATTTTGTTCGCCAGATTAGCAAACTCAACTTTAAGCTGTTCGCGTTGCTTTTCGACCTGTAATTGCTGCTCTTCAAAGAACTGTTGTTTTTCTGTTAAGCTTGTTTTTAATTCTGCTAACTCACTGCGAACACCGGTTAACTCTTGCTGTTTTGCTTCTATTTGTTGAGTTAGCTTTTCATTTGTCTGTTTTAACTCAGTGACAAAGCTATCTCGCTCTTTTATCCGGGTATTAAGGCCACTAACCTCTGACTCTAAACGAGCAACATCGCGTTGACTGATCTGTGCTTGTGTTTGAAAATTAACTTTAACCGACTCGGTGCGCGACAACTCGTCGCTGACGGTCTGAAGTTTCTCTGCTTGAACCGTATGAGCTTGCATTAATTCAGTTAGCTCAGCCTGACGTTGACGCAACGATTTATTGATGGTTAAACGACTGATGAATAAGCCAATCGCCACGAGTAATAACACGCTTGCGATGACGTCGATTTGGTCAAATTGAAATTGCAAAACACCCACCTAATAAAAACAATGATAAGTTGACATTGTGCCTATGAAGTATAAAAAATGAAACGGATTCAATGAGATTGTTACGTAATAATTTTGATTTGGAAAATTACGTGAGTGATTTGTATACACACCAATTAGGAACCTTGCCCAAATGCTAAACCTAGAGTCTGTTATTTCTTTTTTATTAGTGTCGACCCTGCTAGCTGTCACGCCAGGGCCGTCGAATGCCTTTCTGTTGGCACAGACAATGAGCAAAGGAAAAGCAGCAGGAAAATATGCAGCAGCTGGGTTTGCGTTAGGAGGCTTAGCACACACCTTACTTGCGGTTTTGGGTTTATCGGCGCTGTTAAAAGCAAGTCCAACTGCCTACCAGCTCGTTCAGTATTTAGGGGCCGGTTATCTGTTTTTTCTCGGTATTCAAACACTCAATAGTGCATTCAAGCCAGATACAAGCAGTAGCTTTGATTCACCGTTAGACATGCCTAAAAACACTCACAAAAATGTCATGTGGCAAGCTATGCTGACTGAAGTTCTAAACCCAAAAGTTGCACTGTTTTTTATTGCGTTTATTCCACAGTTTGTCGACTTATCACTGAGTACGTCCGGTACCCATCAAATCATCATATTTGGGTTGTTGTATGCGATTTTGGCGTACCCTATTGACCTTACCTATGTCCATTATGGTGACAAAATTGCCCAACATTTTAAGTCCCACCCATCATCGCAACGATGGCTTGACGGGCTTACGGGACTCATTTTTGTATTGCTTGCGATTAATATCTTACTGTAACTTAAAAACTATAAGTGACGGCTTTAGATAAAAGTTCTTTTGAGCTCATATCGCCTGTCGCACACTTTTGAATATCACCTTGTTTAAACACAAAGTATTGGTCGGCAAAACCGTTGACATAGAAGGTAATGTGTTCATTTTTACCGACAGACTTCAGTCCGCCACCAAAACTACAAGTCACTTCCGAGATCACATTTACATAAGATTTCAGTAAGTCGCGTTGCTGATCCTTCACTTTTTGTTTTGCCTGCTTCGCCATTTCTGCAGCATCTTGCTTAAACTCGGCCATATCTGAGTGAATAACTTTGAGCTTTTCACTCAGTTCTTTCATCACATCTTGCAGTGCAATAATTTTCTTTTCACTTTTTTCATCGCCAAGTTCACGCGTTAGCTCTGCATCGCGAATTTTACGTTCTACTGATCGCACTTCTCGCTCTACACGGTTGGCTTTTTTTGATAGTTCATGATGCTTTTTGCGTAACTCTCGCTGCTTTTCTCTGATCTCTCGCTGTTCTTTTTCTGACATACCTTTAGTAGTACGAGAGAGCGCTGTCGCCTTTTGCATCTCTCGCTCGAGCTCTTGTAATTCATCTCGGCTCATTTCGATAAATAATTGATTATCTTCCGTGACAAACTCCATTTCGACAATGGCTTCAACGATTTCTTCAGCGTGCTTTATTTTTTCGGCTAACTCAGGTGCCGATGGAATCGGAGGCACAGGCACATCTGCCATATCGGCAGCTTCAATAAAAGTAACATTGCCCGGATACTCGCTGACAATGTGGCGATTGAGGCCTCTAAATACTGCTGGACCATGATTCGATGTTCGTAGCTCAAAGTACAGCCCTTGGCCCGCCAAAAAGCTACCTTTAACGTGGTTGGCACGGGTACCTAATGCTTCTTGTAATGAAGTTTCAATAATTGAAGACATGATACGAATGTCTTTTTTGGCGGCTTCTACCTGACGTTCAATCTCATTATCTTTAGCAGCTGAGGCAGCACTAAATATGGATAATGACAATACAATCAGTCCAACAAGTTTATTTTTTTTCATCTTCTTACTCTCACTTCGCGTTTTATCCAAAATCTACTCATCGCTCACTGCATATGGCACAGGTGACGTAGATAGTGATGGTCTTGATTCATTTGCGGATCTAAATTGATATTGGAGACGATTAATTTCATCTTCCAAATAAGCTAAATCTTCTGATTGTTGGCTTTGCAATAAGTGAACAACACGTTGAATATCCTGTTGGCGCTCAGCTCTACTAC is a window from the Psychrosphaera ytuae genome containing:
- a CDS encoding cytochrome c oxidase subunit 3 translates to MTTEYQKYYVPAQSPWPIVGAIGLFLIAFGAGGYVNDVTKGESGYSGYMLFAGVCTIIFMLVGWFRNVIDESMEGLYSSQMDRSFKQGMAWFIFSEVMFFAAFFGALFYARMIAVPWLGGASNNAMTHEVLWPTFEAVWPLVKTPDGTTTEAMGPWGLPLINTIILVVSSVTCHFAHVGLEQNKRKQLTFMLGITILLGCVFLALQVEEYIHAYREMGLMLSSGVYGNTFFLLTGFHGMHVTLGTIMLIVMFLRIVIKNHFTPENHFGFQATSWYWHFVDVVWLMLFVFVYIL
- a CDS encoding LysE family translocator; the protein is MLNLESVISFLLVSTLLAVTPGPSNAFLLAQTMSKGKAAGKYAAAGFALGGLAHTLLAVLGLSALLKASPTAYQLVQYLGAGYLFFLGIQTLNSAFKPDTSSSFDSPLDMPKNTHKNVMWQAMLTEVLNPKVALFFIAFIPQFVDLSLSTSGTHQIIIFGLLYAILAYPIDLTYVHYGDKIAQHFKSHPSSQRWLDGLTGLIFVLLAINILL
- the coxB gene encoding cytochrome c oxidase subunit II: MRLNLTQGVTDISANVYSLHMIIFYICCVIAVLVFGVMFWSMLHHRKSKGVTPANFHESTKVEIIWTAIPFIILIGMAIPATTTLIAMEDTSDADLTVQVTGSQWKWHYKYFDHELEFYSLLATAPEQIANQREKSDNYLLEVDRPLVIPTGQKVRFLITSDDVIHSWWVPEFAVKKDANPGFINEAWTRVNEPGIYRGQCAELCGKDHGFMPIVVIAKSPADFKVWVEEQEELARIAKEEEQKLLAMNMSYDELMTVGEKSYITNCAACHQVNGEGIPGVFPALKGSKIALEDMNAHIDIVVNGKPGTAMQGYGKQLGLKDLAAIITYERNAWGNDTGDVVQASQVYAYLNGQ
- the rmuC gene encoding DNA recombination protein RmuC; protein product: MQFQFDQIDVIASVLLLVAIGLFISRLTINKSLRQRQAELTELMQAHTVQAEKLQTVSDELSRTESVKVNFQTQAQISQRDVARLESEVSGLNTRIKERDSFVTELKQTNEKLTQQIEAKQQELTGVRSELAELKTSLTEKQQFFEEQQLQVEKQREQLKVEFANLANKILEEKSQSFSQSNKSELDAILKPFKEQVEGFQKRVNEVHSESIKGQATVSSELKKVLEVGMQMTAEANNLATALKGDKKTTGNWGEVQLERTLQLAGLIKGSHYDTQENMKDEEGNRRLPDFVIKLPDDKHIVIDSKVSLVAYDKAIAAESEGELNAALDEHCDAVRNHINDLFKKDYSNLVGLRSPSFVLMFMPIEPAYIEALKHRKDLFNYGYEKNVILVSHTTLMPILKTVANLWRIEQGNTEARELSQRAGEIYNQVCVVAERLQKLGRTLNTVSNQYNDTVKGLAGKQGLAGKVERFARISQKVTKTMPQLEPNHVDVEHERLELIAEAVETESDSETTMSEPSLDTEGK
- a CDS encoding cytochrome c oxidase assembly protein; translation: MSEQTPNAVDNTRLIKKLVLTVVCMFGFGFALVPLYDVFCDITGLNGKTSDQAATLSEQVDKERLVTVEFIARTQGNLPWTFAPEVKRMKVHPGEMHEVNFLVANQSANDMVVQAIPSVSPGVAATYFNKIECFCFNQQPLEQGHGEALGLQFYIDPDLPKEYSTVTLSYTLFDISNKIEKDAFAELFANAD
- a CDS encoding threonine/serine exporter family protein, with product MQDQHEAFKQKRKFIVRLGKMLHKYGTPAYRLEAHLMTLADALGLRSSFIISPTSMTFVLWTEGHEDEYTHAARVDPGDLDMGSLSRTDDVVDLVLGGELSVEEAQLRLDEIEFMPNPYGRWATALSHGLTGGAFAMLMNTSANTAIWSALLGLVVYVFILWSERSKGITNMLEPLVSMMTAIGACAIAAYIDPGINIHLAVLSSIIVLVPGLALTIGLQELSARHLVSGTAKVMDAVMILFKLYFGAFVGIEIGHSLFGEVEYLAQPTLPKWSAWLAIFILGWALIIAFRTRRRHIVWSLLIGFVAYGSSHYGSLYFDLGIGAFLGAFMVGIYGNLFTRLANAPAVIVTMQGLIVLVPGSKTFISLNSYIVGEGFASAELAGQQSLVILMSIVAGLIFANSALPPKKSL
- the ctaD gene encoding cytochrome c oxidase subunit I, which produces MSSVDNTAVDHHDDHEHHGAPKGIMRWLLTTNHKDIGTLYLLFSLLMFFIGGAMAMVIRAELFQPGLQVVEPDFFNQMTTVHGLIMVFGAVMPAFVGLANWMIPMMIGAPDMALPRMNNWSFWILPFAFLILLMSLFMEGGGPNFGWTFYAPLSTTYSNDSTAFFVFSVHIMGISSIMGAINVIVTIFNLRAPGMTFMKMPLFVWTWLITAFLLIAVMPVLAGAVTMVLTDKYFATSFFDAAGGGDPVMFQHIFWFFGHPEVYIMILPAFGIISQIVPTFSRKKLFGYASMVYATASIAILSFVVWAHHMFTTGMPVAAELFFMYFTMLISVPTGVKVFNWVATMWRGAMTFEVPMMFSIAFIVLFTIGGLSGLMLAITPADFQYHDTYFVVAHFHYVLVTGAIFSIMAAAYYWLPKWTGNMFDEGLAKLHFWLSLISVNVLFFPMHFVGLAGMPRRIPDYATQFADFNAIISIGGFAFGLSQLLFVAVVYKCIKGGEKATDQVWEGAEGLEWEIPSPAPYHTFETPPKIK